In Thauera sp. JM12B12, one DNA window encodes the following:
- the flhC gene encoding flagellar transcriptional regulator FlhC — MKNKSVIEEAEDVRRAVEMVQLGARMQMLEVETRLSREKLLKIYKEVRGVSPPKGMLPFSTDWFMTWQPNVHSSLFMGFHRFFTGRAGIKGLDAILKSYHLYLDHIESSAMEPVLSLTRAWTLVRFFDADLLQLAPCTCCGGQFVAHAHDPVSAYVCGLCNMPSRAGSSRKKPATRRAVSRTRQTATA, encoded by the coding sequence ATGAAGAACAAGAGTGTCATCGAGGAAGCAGAAGACGTCCGTCGCGCGGTCGAGATGGTCCAGCTCGGCGCGCGCATGCAGATGCTCGAGGTGGAGACCCGCCTCAGCCGCGAGAAGCTGCTGAAGATCTACAAGGAGGTGCGCGGCGTGTCGCCTCCCAAGGGCATGCTGCCGTTCTCCACCGACTGGTTCATGACCTGGCAGCCCAACGTGCATTCGTCGCTGTTCATGGGCTTTCACCGCTTCTTCACCGGCCGCGCCGGGATCAAGGGGCTGGACGCGATCCTCAAGTCCTACCACCTCTATCTCGACCACATCGAGAGCAGCGCGATGGAGCCGGTGCTGAGCCTGACGCGGGCGTGGACCCTGGTCCGCTTCTTCGACGCCGATCTCCTCCAGCTCGCGCCCTGCACCTGCTGCGGCGGACAGTTCGTCGCCCACGCGCACGACCCGGTCAGCGCCTACGTGTGCGGCCTGTGCAACATGCCCTCGCGTGCGGGTTCCTCGCGCAAGAAGCCGGCCACCCGGCGCGCCGTGTCGCGCACCCGGCAGACGGCGACCGCCTGA
- the flhD gene encoding flagellar transcriptional regulator FlhD has product MDRPDFQAEIRELNLAYLMLAQQMLRSDRATALFRLGIGDELADVIESMSAAKLVRMAASQMLVPCFRFDDAQLARLMAGEGRDAASAGLHAAILAAGKAASEAA; this is encoded by the coding sequence ATGGATCGACCAGACTTTCAGGCCGAAATCCGCGAACTGAACCTCGCCTACCTGATGCTCGCCCAGCAGATGCTGCGCAGCGATCGGGCGACGGCGCTGTTCCGTCTCGGTATCGGCGACGAGCTGGCCGACGTGATCGAGTCGATGTCCGCGGCGAAGCTGGTGCGCATGGCGGCCAGCCAGATGCTGGTGCCGTGTTTCCGCTTCGACGATGCGCAACTCGCCCGGCTGATGGCCGGCGAAGGGCGCGATGCAGCAAGCGCCGGCCTGCATGCTGCGATTCTCGCGGCGGGCAAGGCGGCCAGCGAGGCGGCCTGA